ATGGGCCGCGCTTGTTCGGAGTCCGGGACCGGGATGTCCTGGACGGCATCGTACGCAGGAGCCTCGAGTGGTCCGCGCTCTGGGAGGAGGTCTGCGACAAGCTGGGGAGCAGCGGTACGGGCCTGTCGGGGGGGCAGCAGCAGAGGCTCTGCATCGCCCGTGCCATCGCCACCGAGCCGGAGATCCTGCTCATGGACGAGCCCACAAGCGCCTTGGACCCGCTCGCCACCCTCCGCATCGAGGAGCTGATCCGCGAACTGAAGGAGCGCTTCACCGTCGTCATCGTGACGCACAACATGCAGCAGGCCGCCCGCATCTCCGACCGCACGGCCTTCTTCCTCGCGGGCGAGCTGATCGAATACGGGGATACCGCGAGGATCTTCACATCCCCAAAGGAGAGGCGGACGGGCGATTATATCACGGGCCGTTTTGGATGATGTCCTGTTTATTCTTATAAAAACGATATTTTCGGAAAATAAAACGCTCTGAGTTGTACACAAAAGACCTTTTTTCGGGGACGGCAAAGAAGGCGAATCTCGGGTTTACCCACAATATGCACATAGCTTGTTCACATTTTCGAGTCGTTTTTGTGGAATAATATCTGGAGGACGTGTTCCGGGACGATCCCTCCGGCCGGTGTTCCGCTGGGGGCGGGATGAGATTGGACGAGGTGATGGAGTTCCGATGGCGATTCACACGAGAAAGGC
The Fretibacterium sp. OH1220_COT-178 DNA segment above includes these coding regions:
- the pstB gene encoding phosphate ABC transporter ATP-binding protein PstB — its product is MSRTNESLGERGAPSPVHISTRGLDLYYGSAKVLKSVTFDIYRNTVTAFIGPSGCGKSSCLRCFNRMNDFISGARVEGTVEIDGHDVYAPATDVIGLRRRVGMVFQKPNPFPMSIYDNVAYGPRLFGVRDRDVLDGIVRRSLEWSALWEEVCDKLGSSGTGLSGGQQQRLCIARAIATEPEILLMDEPTSALDPLATLRIEELIRELKERFTVVIVTHNMQQAARISDRTAFFLAGELIEYGDTARIFTSPKERRTGDYITGRFG